One Mycobacterium paraseoulense genomic window, GCCGTGGGCGGGCCGATTTCGCGCGGTGCCATCTTTTGGGGTTGCCTCTACGGCGTCGGCATGGCGGTCGGCATGTGGGCGTTCTTCGCGGCGCTGGGTGCCGGGCCGATCTCGGTCGTCTCACCGTTGGCGGCCGTCCTCAACGCCGCTGTGCCGGTGGCGGTCGGTGTGGCGCTGGGGGAGCGGCCGGGGCCAGGGGCCTCGGCGGGGGTGGTGCTGGCCCTCATCGCGGTCATGCTGGTGAGCCGGGAGGCCACCGCCCAGGGCGTCACGCCGTATCGATTCACCCCGAAGGTGGCGTGGCTCACGCTCCTGGCCGGCACGGCAATGGGCCTGAACCTGGTGTTTCTGCACCAGGCGCCGTACGCATGCAAACTGTGGCCGCTGGTGTTCGCCCGGCTCTCGGCGACCGTGGTGATCTTCGTGATGGCGGCGGCCAGCAACAACCTGCGCGCGCCGCGCGGGCAGCCCATGAAGCTGGCCTGGGCCGTGGCCCTTTTGGACATCTGTGCCAACGTGACCATGCTGCTGGCGCTGCACACCTGGTTGCTTTCGCTGGCCAGCATCCTGATCTCGCTCTACCCGGCGGCAACCGTGATCCTGGCGATGCTCGTCTTGCGCGAGCGACTGACCCGCTGGCAGGGGTTCGGCATGGTGATGGCCATGGGATCCGTGGCCATGATCGCCGCAAGCTGACGCCTGCGCCCGCCCGGTAGCCGACCGGCCTACTATCCGAGAATGGCCGATCGCCCCGTCACCAAGCTCGACAAGTCCGATGTGCTCGCCGGTCTCTTCGCGGTGTGGGACGACATCACCGCGCTGCTGGACGGGTTGCCGGAAGCGGAGTGGGAGGCGGCCAGCCCGCTGCCCGGTTGGGACGTCAAGGCGTTGGTGGCGCACATAATCGGTACCGAGTCGTTCCTCGCCGGCGTCCACGCGCCCCAACCCGACATCGACGTCTCGACGCTCGAGCACGTCCGCAACGACATCGGTGCGATGAACGAGTGCTGGGTCCGTCACCTCAGCGGGGAACCCGGTGCCGAGGTGCTCAACCGGTTCAGGGACATCACCGACCAGCGGCGCAAAGCGCTGACGGGCATGCCCGACGGAGAGTGGGACGCGGTGACTCTGACGCCGGTCGGTCCGGAGAGCTACGGGCGGTTCATGCGGGTCCGGGTGTTCGACTGTTGGATGCACGAGCAGGACATTCGCGACGCGCTAGGGCGGCCCGCTTCCGATGACCAGCTTGTCGGGCCCGCGTCGGAACTATCCCTCGACGAGATCGCCGCCACGATGGGCTACGTGGTGGGCAAGCGGGCCAAGGCACCGGAGGGCTCGCGGGTCCTGTTTGAATTGACCGGCCCGCTCACCCGGGACATCCGCGTCAGCGTCGACGGCAGGGCCCAATTGGTCGACGACTTCGGCGGCCGGGAGCCGACCGTGACGATTCGGGTGGACGGGCTGCAGTTCACCAGGCTCGCCGGCGGGCGGCGCATGTGCACCGCTCGGTCGCAAAGCATCGACCTTGGCGGCGACGAAGGCGTGGCCGCCCGGATCGTCGATCATCTGAATTTCGTGATCTGATCGCAGCGGGCACCGGGAAGATAAGTCCGTTGCCGCACGTTGATAGCAGCGTATTATGGATTGTCCTGCCGAAAATCGGCGGGGATGCGAGGGGCTGAACGGTTTCGACTTCGCGCATCGAATCAAGGGAAGCGTGCCGGTGCAGGCAAGAGACCACCGTAAGCGTCGTTGCAAACAGATAAGCGCCGATTCACATCAGCGCGACTACGCTCTCGCTGCCTAAGCGACAGCTAGTCCGTCAGACCGGGAACTCCCTCGACCCGGAGCCTGGCGTCAGCTAGAGGGATCCACCGATGAGTTCGGTCGCGGGACTCATCGGGACACCAACAGCGACTGGGATCGTCATCCTGGCTAGTTCGCGTGACCAGGAGATCCGAGCAGAGGCATAGCGAACTGCGCACGGAGAAGCCTTGAGGGAATGCCGTAGGACCCGGGTTCGATTCCCGGCAGCTCCACTTTGGAGGTTCAGCGCCGCGACTCAATCGGTGGTCCGACGCGCGACGTCAGCGAGCAGGGACGTCAAGAGGAGCTCGAATGCTCGATCGTCTCGTCTCAGCGCGGCGTCGGTGAACCCGACGTCATCGGCGAATTCGATCTCGAGTGCTGCGCGGTGCTTGTGCGCCAACCGTTCGAGAAGTACCGAACCCCGGACGAGCTCCGAGACCGCCGCATACGTTTCCTGAGCCGTCTGCTCATCGAGTCCACCTTCGATCATGCAGGCGATCGCCTTCGCGGTCTCCCGTGCACCGAGACGTCGCGCCAAGGGGCTCAGAGCACCTCGAATGAGTATCAGGTCCGTCAACACCGGATCACCGACGAACGTCTGTCGCACTCCGCGGGCGTGCGCCAGCAACGACTCGCGCCAATCGTCCGACTCCACGAAGGCCGGCAACCCGCTGCGACGCAACGCGCGATCGGTCATGGCGTCGAGAAGCTCTGACTTGTTGCGCACGTGCCAATAGACGCTGGTTACGCCCACTCCCAGCGATTTGGCGACCAGTGGAATGCTGAGCTCATCGATCGATGAGTCCGCTGCTACCGCGAAGGCGGCTTCCACGATCGCGTCCGCGGTCAGCGAGCCTCGCGCTCGTCGCTGTGGCGGTGAACTTTGCACCATCACCTTCTTACGCCCGCCGAGAAGCGCGAAGCCCGCGGAACCGTCTCAGCGACGGGTTTGACGGGTCACGATCGAGGAACCGGCCAGTGGCCCGGGCAGGAGTCCGGGTGCGGCGTCGATGACGGCCGGTATCGCGTTGATCGCCGCCATCGCTGTTGCGGCGACGCCGGGGTTGGTGGCGTCGTCTCGCGCGGGGTCGAGGCGAAGGTCGAGGGTCATGTTGGGGAACCCCTCGATGCGGAACACCATTCCGCCCTTGCCGGGTTGCGCTGGGCGCGGCCAGGTGTCGGGCCAGGGTGTGGAGGTCACGGTCGCGAAGTATTGAACCGACACGACAGGCCGCTCGTCGTGGATCGCAGCCAGCCGCCAGCGGTGGGCGCAGATCGTGTTCTGCGGGATCACGCCGAGTGCGGTGTCGAGGTCGTGCGGGGCGAGGATCGTCTCCCAGTCCAACGCCACTCTGTCGACCTCCACGGACAACGTGTCGGCGATGTAGCGCACGACGGGTTCCCAGTCGTTGTTCACCTTGCCCACCGCAATGCGAATGGGAACGTGACCGTCGGGCTTTCCGAAACCCATCGACTCGTGGAGGACCTCCCAGATCGGGTAGGCCAAGTCGAGGTCGAGGGCGTACTCGTCCATTCGATACGAGTCGATCACACCGGCACCGGCCAGCAGCGCGGTCGGCAGGTTCAGGCTCACGAAACCGGGTTCGCACCCCGTCGCGTAGAAGGTTGCGTTGCCTTTTCGAGCGGCCCGCTCGATCGGGTCACGCCAATTCGCCGGGGCGGCTTTCGGATAGACCATCGGGATCGCTGAGATGGTGACGACGTTGATGCCGGCTTCCAGGTAGCCGGCGATGTCGGCGATCACCTCGTCTTCACGCCGGACGGCGGTCGCGCAGTAGGCGATGCAATCCGGCTTGGCATCCAGAACTGCCGCCAGGTCATCCGTCGCTGCGATGCCCACATCGGGGCGTCCACACAATCGACCTGCATCCGTGCCGATCTTCGTCGGCGACGACACTTTGACCCCGATCAGGTCCAGTGCGGGGTCGTCGATGATCGCGCGGAGGGCCACGCTTCCCGTCATGCCGGTGCCGACGTGAACAACACGACGCTTCGCGGTGGCAGGAGATGAAGTCACAGGCGTTGCCTCTCAGCCGATAGCGGGTGTCGGGCGGGCTCGTCGCGAGCCGACGGCGCGATTGCCAACTCATTGGATCCCAACTTACTGTAGGCAATCCTAGTAAGGATTACCAGAAGCCGGTTCAGTTCAGCGGGCCGCGATCGAGGGAGGCGACGCAGGTGCCGAAGCGGACCATCATCATCACTGGGTCGAGCGACGGCTTCGGAGCCGCAGCTAAGCGCCCGATCGTGATCGTGACCGATGCGGCCCAGGGCGTTTGGTGACCTTGCGGGGAGTGGACGGCCGGACGCCTTCGGCGAAAATCCGCGCCCCAAGTGCTATCTGGGCGCGAATGTCGGCCTCGGCGGTACCGAACCAGCGCGGACCGACGGTCGTGGTGAAGATCGTGAAATTGGCGAGCAACTCCGCCAGAGTGACGGGGTCAACGTCAGGAGTGATTTGGCCGAGACCTTGATAATGGGCGACGCCCTTGGCGATCACCGACACACGGTGCTCGTGATTGGGACGCACGACTCGCATGGAGAACGAGGGGTCGGATAACGCGCGTCCCGCTATGTCCCAGCCCGGCACCGTGCCCTGGCCATGATGAAGTCGCGTGTCGAAGAGCTGCTCAACAAACTCGACGAATTGGTTAGGCAAAGCCTCCATCACTTTGTCTTCTGCTTCGGTAACTCCCTCAGCGATCTGACGTGATACCACTTGTTCGAAGATGCCCTGCTTGTCACCGAAATAGTGAAAAAGCATGGATTCTGAACAGCCGGCACGGCGAGCTATCTCTTTCGTCACCGCCGCATCAAACCCCTGTTCGGCGAAGACTTCAGTGGCCGCCTCTAGTAGCGCGCGCTGCTTCCCGTCCTTATCGCGGACTCGCTTCGCGCTACTGGTCATAGGAACACCGTAACGCGACGACACGCTTCATCATTGACATTGGGCTCCGCAGGTGGTCATTATCAAGTGGCACTTGACAATAGCCTCGCGACGTCGTTAAATGCGTCGACAATGAAGATGAACGCAGCGGTCTTGTGGGATGTGCACCAGGAGTGGAGCGTCGAGGAGATCGAGCTCGATGGCCCCAAAGAAGGCGAGGTGCTCGTCTCCTTTGAGGCGACGGGGCTATGTCACTCCGATCACCACGTTCGCGAGGGTGATCTTCCCCTCGCGCTACCTCTCGTCGGGGGCCACGAAGGCGCGGGCATCGTCCAAGAGGTCGGGCCGGGCGTCCGGAACCTGAACGTCGGCGATCATGTGGTGGGCTTGTTCCTGCCGGCGTGCGGGCGATGCCGTTGGTGCTCGAGCGGCCACCAGAACTTGTGTGACCTCGGTGCCCAGATGGCGACCGGCGAGCAACTTGACGGCGGCTTTCGCCGTCACGCCAAGGGCCGCGACATCGGCGCGCTGGCCTGGCTCGGCGCATTTGCGCAATACGGCACCGTGCCGGAGGCATCGGTGGTCAAGATCGACGACGACCTCCCGCTGAGCCGCGCCTGTCTCGTGGGCTGCGGCGTGACCACCGGTTGGGGCTCGGCGGTCAACACGGCCGAAGTCAAACCTGGCGACACCGTCGTCGTGATCGGGTGCGGCGGAATCGGCAGTGGGGCGATCCAGGGGGCGCGGCTGGCCGGGGCCGAGAAGATCATCGCCGTCGACATCGTAGAAGGCAAGCGGGACATGGTGTCTCAGTTCGGAGCCACCCACTTCGCGAGGTCGATGGAGGAGGCGACGGCCTTGGTGGCGGATCTGACCCGCGGCGTGATGGCCGACTCCGCCATCGTGACGGTCGGCCTGGTGGAAGCCCCGATGATCGTCGACGCACTCAACATCGTCAGCAAGAACGGCGCCGTCGTCATCACCGCGCTGGGGTCGATGCTCGACATGACGGCGAGCCTGCCGATGTCGATGGTCGCGCTGGTCACGCTGTATCAGAAGCGCGTGCTGGGAAGCCTTTACGGCCAAGCCAACCCGCGTGCCGACATTCCGCGACTGCTCAGCCTCTATCGCGAGGGCAAGCTTCTACTCGATGAAACAGTCACCACCGAATACAAGCTGGCCGACATCAACGACGCATACGACGACATGCTCGCCGGCCGAAACATTCGCGGCGTGATCATTCACGAACACTGACTCCTCGAGCTGAACGCGTCAGTCCAGCCTCACTCGCGGCCCGGGTGTGAACACCACAGGAATCTTGCGGAACCCTCGGGTCACGGAGTTACCGTGAAAGACCGACTCGGCATCGGTCGCTACGGTGTAGTCGGGCATCCGGGCCAGCACCTGCTCGACGCCGATGCGAAACTCCAGCCGCGCGAGGTTCGAGCCCAGGCAACGGTGAACGCCGGCGCCAAACCCGAGATGGCGGTTGGTTTCTCGGTCGAGGAGGCATCGGTGCGCATCGGGAAACTCGCGGTCGTCGCGATTGGCGGATGCGTAGTTGACGATGACCTGTTGTCCCGGGCACAGGCTCTGCCCACCGATCTCGACCTCCTTGGTAACCGTGCGCGGAATGCCGTGAATCGAGCCGGCGAAGCGGATCAGTTCCTCGACCGCAGTCGGCATGAGCTCGGGTTCGTGGATCAGCCGATCCCGTTCGTCGGGACGGGTGCCCAGGTAGTGGAAAGCGCACGACATCGCGCTGGCCGTCGTCTCCAAGCCCGCTTGCACCAAGAGCATCGCGTTCGACACGACGTCATCGAATTTCAGTCTGACACCGTCGATCTCCGCTGATAGCAGGACGTCAATCATGTCGTCTTGAGGTTCACCTTGCATCCGTGTTGTGACGGCATGGGTGATGTGCTGGTAGAGGCCGCCCCAAGCCGTTAGGCGGATCTCTTCGGTTTCCCCGTT contains:
- a CDS encoding EamA family transporter codes for the protein MMLVVYPIETFLLGALAVAVGGPISRGAIFWGCLYGVGMAVGMWAFFAALGAGPISVVSPLAAVLNAAVPVAVGVALGERPGPGASAGVVLALIAVMLVSREATAQGVTPYRFTPKVAWLTLLAGTAMGLNLVFLHQAPYACKLWPLVFARLSATVVIFVMAAASNNLRAPRGQPMKLAWAVALLDICANVTMLLALHTWLLSLASILISLYPAATVILAMLVLRERLTRWQGFGMVMAMGSVAMIAAS
- a CDS encoding maleylpyruvate isomerase family mycothiol-dependent enzyme — encoded protein: MADRPVTKLDKSDVLAGLFAVWDDITALLDGLPEAEWEAASPLPGWDVKALVAHIIGTESFLAGVHAPQPDIDVSTLEHVRNDIGAMNECWVRHLSGEPGAEVLNRFRDITDQRRKALTGMPDGEWDAVTLTPVGPESYGRFMRVRVFDCWMHEQDIRDALGRPASDDQLVGPASELSLDEIAATMGYVVGKRAKAPEGSRVLFELTGPLTRDIRVSVDGRAQLVDDFGGREPTVTIRVDGLQFTRLAGGRRMCTARSQSIDLGGDEGVAARIVDHLNFVI
- a CDS encoding TetR/AcrR family transcriptional regulator, whose protein sequence is MQSSPPQRRARGSLTADAIVEAAFAVAADSSIDELSIPLVAKSLGVGVTSVYWHVRNKSELLDAMTDRALRRSGLPAFVESDDWRESLLAHARGVRQTFVGDPVLTDLILIRGALSPLARRLGARETAKAIACMIEGGLDEQTAQETYAAVSELVRGSVLLERLAHKHRAALEIEFADDVGFTDAALRRDDRAFELLLTSLLADVARRTTD
- a CDS encoding dihydrodipicolinate reductase, producing the protein MTGSVALRAIIDDPALDLIGVKVSSPTKIGTDAGRLCGRPDVGIAATDDLAAVLDAKPDCIAYCATAVRREDEVIADIAGYLEAGINVVTISAIPMVYPKAAPANWRDPIERAARKGNATFYATGCEPGFVSLNLPTALLAGAGVIDSYRMDEYALDLDLAYPIWEVLHESMGFGKPDGHVPIRIAVGKVNNDWEPVVRYIADTLSVEVDRVALDWETILAPHDLDTALGVIPQNTICAHRWRLAAIHDERPVVSVQYFATVTSTPWPDTWPRPAQPGKGGMVFRIEGFPNMTLDLRLDPARDDATNPGVAATAMAAINAIPAVIDAAPGLLPGPLAGSSIVTRQTRR
- a CDS encoding TetR/AcrR family transcriptional regulator gives rise to the protein MTSSAKRVRDKDGKQRALLEAATEVFAEQGFDAAVTKEIARRAGCSESMLFHYFGDKQGIFEQVVSRQIAEGVTEAEDKVMEALPNQFVEFVEQLFDTRLHHGQGTVPGWDIAGRALSDPSFSMRVVRPNHEHRVSVIAKGVAHYQGLGQITPDVDPVTLAELLANFTIFTTTVGPRWFGTAEADIRAQIALGARIFAEGVRPSTPRKVTKRPGPHRSRSRSGA
- a CDS encoding NDMA-dependent alcohol dehydrogenase; translated protein: MKMNAAVLWDVHQEWSVEEIELDGPKEGEVLVSFEATGLCHSDHHVREGDLPLALPLVGGHEGAGIVQEVGPGVRNLNVGDHVVGLFLPACGRCRWCSSGHQNLCDLGAQMATGEQLDGGFRRHAKGRDIGALAWLGAFAQYGTVPEASVVKIDDDLPLSRACLVGCGVTTGWGSAVNTAEVKPGDTVVVIGCGGIGSGAIQGARLAGAEKIIAVDIVEGKRDMVSQFGATHFARSMEEATALVADLTRGVMADSAIVTVGLVEAPMIVDALNIVSKNGAVVITALGSMLDMTASLPMSMVALVTLYQKRVLGSLYGQANPRADIPRLLSLYREGKLLLDETVTTEYKLADINDAYDDMLAGRNIRGVIIHEH
- a CDS encoding cytochrome P450; amino-acid sequence: MPKSLEDHAENFDLRHEDFKDPDFLYELYSHMRDKAAIAHTDFPFLSTREDGAWLAMTYDECYEILRDWDTFSSTPPPGDAMQLSGDVVILLDPPRQQALRKVLNPYFSPGRMKQLQPQIRAETDALIDGFIEDGRGDLAVVAWQQPGIVFFKYLLGMPVGDVPLCIELTDTALNGETEEIRLTAWGGLYQHITHAVTTRMQGEPQDDMIDVLLSAEIDGVRLKFDDVVSNAMLLVQAGLETTASAMSCAFHYLGTRPDERDRLIHEPELMPTAVEELIRFAGSIHGIPRTVTKEVEIGGQSLCPGQQVIVNYASANRDDREFPDAHRCLLDRETNRHLGFGAGVHRCLGSNLARLEFRIGVEQVLARMPDYTVATDAESVFHGNSVTRGFRKIPVVFTPGPRVRLD